AAACAGATTACACATAACAAAATTTCAAAAAGGAGGTAATATTATACTAATTACTTTTAGGTAAGAAATCACCACTATGACAAAGAAAAAACCAGACCAGGTTGTTTATAATGAGGAGAAAGGCAAGTATGATGCTGCACTTACTCCTTATGCAACAAACTTAGGAGCGCCAGCTATTGTGACTGATGATGTAACTACATGGAAAAACTCAAACATCAGTAAGGTTAACCATCAATTTAAGACTGAATATGAGGAGTTAAAGGCGCAGTATGAGGTGATGATGAAAAAGTTTGAATATAATAATCTCATTTATGCTGCAAAGTTCTCTTTCGAACCGATTGTAGGTGCCATTTATCATCTATATCGTTCTAAAAGTGGAGAACCTTTCTTGTCTCTAATTTCGCCAGATGAATGTAATTGGGATTTTGCCGGAACCTTCGAATTAAAGGCCGATAAAATCTGGAACCGACTAGACACTCCTAAAGAGGAAGAAGAAGAAAATGAAAAATAATTTACAACAAGCAACCATAGGTGGAGGATGTTTCTGGTGTGTAGAAGCCGTTATACAACGCTTAAAAGGTATTTCTAATGTGGTTTCTGGATATGCTGGAGGGCAAGTTCCTGGACACCCTACCTATAGAGAAATTTGCTCCGGACTTACGGGACATGCAGAGGTGATACAATTTGATTTTGACCCTGCAATAATTACGTATGCAGAGATACTCACCGTATTTCTCACTACTCATGACCCTACGA
The genomic region above belongs to Dokdonia sp. Dokd-P16 and contains:
- a CDS encoding DUF2452 domain-containing protein: MTKKKPDQVVYNEEKGKYDAALTPYATNLGAPAIVTDDVTTWKNSNISKVNHQFKTEYEELKAQYEVMMKKFEYNNLIYAAKFSFEPIVGAIYHLYRSKSGEPFLSLISPDECNWDFAGTFELKADKIWNRLDTPKEEEEENEK